The proteins below come from a single Desulfitobacterium metallireducens DSM 15288 genomic window:
- a CDS encoding 3-hydroxybutyryl-CoA dehydrogenase, whose translation MGISKIGVLGAGTMGAGIAQAVAQSGFVIILIDVSQVFVDRGLERISKALQKLVEKGKLPIEEKKNILARIEGKVGLENFRDVDIVIEAIVENMELKKKVYAELDQVCPEQTILASNTSSLSITEIGAATQHPGRVIGMHFFNPVPVMNLVEVIPGVETTEKVVGLVMELALHFGKVPINAKESPGFIVNRILVPMINEAIQAYQEGVGSAENIDTAMKLGANLPMGPLALADLVGIDIVLAVMEVLYQEFNDPKYRPALLLKQMVRAGHLGIKTGKGFYDYRQAKA comes from the coding sequence GTGGGAATTAGTAAAATTGGTGTTTTAGGCGCTGGAACAATGGGAGCCGGAATTGCTCAAGCCGTGGCTCAGAGTGGATTCGTGATCATCCTGATTGATGTCAGTCAAGTGTTTGTTGATCGTGGTCTTGAGCGGATCAGTAAAGCCCTTCAAAAACTTGTGGAAAAGGGAAAATTGCCCATAGAAGAAAAAAAGAATATCCTTGCCCGGATTGAAGGAAAGGTCGGCCTTGAGAACTTTAGGGATGTAGATATTGTTATTGAAGCGATTGTTGAAAATATGGAGCTTAAGAAAAAAGTATATGCAGAACTTGATCAGGTTTGTCCAGAACAGACGATTTTAGCCAGTAATACATCTTCACTCTCAATTACGGAGATAGGGGCTGCAACTCAACATCCGGGTCGAGTAATTGGCATGCATTTCTTTAATCCCGTCCCCGTTATGAATTTGGTGGAGGTCATTCCGGGAGTTGAGACGACTGAGAAGGTTGTGGGTTTAGTCATGGAATTGGCTCTGCATTTTGGAAAGGTTCCGATTAATGCTAAGGAATCTCCAGGGTTTATTGTAAACCGGATTCTCGTTCCTATGATCAATGAAGCTATTCAAGCCTATCAAGAAGGGGTCGGTTCTGCAGAAAATATTGATACTGCGATGAAATTGGGGGCTAATCTTCCGATGGGACCGCTTGCCTTAGCTGATTTGGTTGGGATTGATATCGTTTTGGCGGTGATGGAAGTTTTATATCAAGAGTTTAATGATCCAAAATATCGTCCAGCCCTTTTGCTCAAGCAGATGGTTAGAGCTGGGCATTTGGGGATTAAGACAGGAAAAGGATTTTATGATTATAGACAAGCGAAAGCTTAA
- a CDS encoding thiolase family protein, whose translation MQEVVIVSAQRTPIGDYLGALKEVSAIELGVIALKAALEKATIDASQIEEVVAGNVFQAGLKGNPARQVALKAGCSMETVAVTINQLCPSSMRATEILSQEIALGKVDIGAAVGMESMSNIPYLLPKVRSGYRMGNNEVLDAMLHDGLFDAFYDYHMGMTAENLAEQYEISREEQDELSYLSHQRALQAIQTGKFKEEIVPVEFKTKNGTVVIDTDEHPNAKTSPEILAKLKPAFKKNGTVTAGNSSGLNDGGSALILMSAKKAVELGIKPLAKILSTASAAVDPKIMGIGVVPAVKRALKFAQLSLEDIDYWELNEAFAAQFLAVNREFKLSMEKVNVNGSGISLGHPVGNSGARLIVSLLYEMRRRGARYGCASLCAGGGPAVATVVELL comes from the coding sequence ATGCAAGAGGTTGTCATTGTAAGTGCTCAGCGTACCCCAATTGGAGATTATCTGGGTGCTTTAAAAGAGGTTTCAGCGATTGAGCTTGGGGTGATCGCTTTAAAAGCAGCGCTTGAAAAAGCAACCATAGATGCTTCTCAGATTGAAGAAGTGGTGGCAGGTAATGTTTTTCAGGCCGGGTTAAAGGGAAACCCAGCACGTCAAGTTGCTCTAAAAGCGGGTTGTTCCATGGAAACAGTAGCTGTTACGATTAATCAATTATGCCCTTCATCCATGCGTGCTACGGAAATTCTCAGTCAGGAGATCGCCTTGGGCAAGGTGGATATTGGTGCTGCAGTCGGTATGGAAAGCATGTCAAACATTCCCTATCTTTTACCGAAGGTCCGGAGCGGCTATCGAATGGGGAATAATGAAGTCCTGGATGCCATGTTGCATGATGGCTTGTTTGACGCATTCTATGACTATCATATGGGCATGACAGCAGAAAACTTAGCAGAGCAGTATGAAATTTCCCGTGAGGAACAGGACGAGTTGTCATACTTAAGTCATCAAAGAGCACTGCAGGCAATACAAACAGGAAAATTCAAGGAAGAAATCGTCCCTGTTGAATTCAAGACCAAAAATGGAACCGTAGTAATTGATACCGATGAGCATCCTAACGCTAAAACGAGTCCTGAGATCTTAGCAAAGCTGAAACCTGCTTTCAAGAAAAATGGAACCGTAACCGCAGGAAACTCGTCCGGCCTCAATGATGGGGGCTCAGCATTAATCTTAATGTCAGCGAAAAAGGCAGTCGAGCTTGGGATTAAGCCTTTAGCCAAAATCCTTTCCACCGCATCCGCTGCAGTGGATCCTAAGATTATGGGGATCGGCGTTGTCCCCGCCGTGAAGAGAGCTTTAAAGTTTGCTCAATTAAGTCTGGAAGATATTGATTATTGGGAACTGAATGAAGCCTTTGCTGCCCAATTTCTGGCGGTTAACCGTGAATTTAAACTGAGTATGGAGAAAGTGAATGTGAATGGTTCAGGCATTTCCTTGGGGCATCCTGTTGGAAATTCTGGAGCTCGTTTAATTGTCTCTCTATTGTATGAAATGCGGCGTCGTGGAGCGCGCTACGGCTGTGCCTCCCTTTGTGCTGGTGGTGGACCTGCCGTTGCTACCGTGGTTGAACTTCTTTAG
- a CDS encoding acyl-CoA dehydrogenase family protein yields MDFKYTEEQEVMRAVARKFSEKEIAPVAGEYDEKDEFPWEIVHKLHEVGLLTIGVPEEYGGPGLDPITQALIAEELAFGDAGLSTTVVASNLLAANPVLVGGNDDQKRRFYNVMNEGKLAAFCLTEPGSGSDAASLSTSARREGDYYILNGTKQFITNAGVADIFTVFATTDKSLRHKGVIAFMVDAHTPGITIGKKENKMGIRTSDTCQISFEDVKVPITNRLGEEGEGWTICMKSLDISRPFIAAMAVGIAQAAYEAAVNYAKERAAFGKPIATFQAVQFMLADMAIEIEASRLLVHKACYLREQGQPFTQMASFAKAFAGDTGMKVTTDAVQIFGGYGYIKDYPVEKYMRDAKIMQIYEGTNQIQRVVIASNILR; encoded by the coding sequence ATGGATTTCAAATATACCGAAGAACAGGAAGTGATGCGAGCAGTAGCTCGTAAATTTTCGGAGAAAGAAATTGCCCCAGTAGCTGGAGAATATGACGAAAAGGATGAGTTTCCCTGGGAGATTGTGCATAAGCTTCACGAAGTTGGGCTTTTAACGATTGGGGTTCCAGAAGAATACGGTGGTCCGGGGTTAGATCCAATCACCCAAGCTTTGATTGCAGAGGAACTTGCGTTTGGAGATGCAGGCCTGTCTACTACAGTAGTCGCTAGTAACTTGCTGGCTGCGAATCCCGTTTTAGTCGGTGGTAATGATGATCAGAAGAGACGCTTCTATAATGTCATGAATGAAGGAAAATTAGCAGCCTTCTGTCTAACCGAGCCAGGTAGTGGTTCAGATGCAGCAAGTTTATCCACATCAGCCCGTCGGGAGGGTGACTACTATATTCTCAATGGGACGAAACAGTTTATAACCAATGCAGGTGTTGCTGATATTTTCACGGTCTTTGCTACAACAGATAAATCGTTGCGCCATAAAGGGGTGATTGCGTTCATGGTTGATGCGCATACCCCGGGAATTACTATTGGAAAGAAAGAAAATAAAATGGGAATTCGGACTTCCGACACGTGTCAGATCAGTTTTGAGGATGTAAAGGTTCCGATCACCAATCGTCTAGGAGAAGAAGGCGAAGGCTGGACAATTTGTATGAAATCCTTGGATATCTCCCGTCCGTTTATTGCCGCGATGGCGGTTGGAATTGCTCAGGCAGCCTATGAAGCTGCTGTGAATTATGCAAAAGAGCGAGCTGCCTTTGGAAAACCAATTGCTACGTTTCAAGCGGTACAGTTTATGTTGGCAGATATGGCCATAGAAATTGAAGCTTCTCGACTGCTTGTGCATAAAGCTTGCTACTTAAGAGAACAGGGTCAACCGTTTACCCAAATGGCTTCCTTTGCTAAAGCTTTTGCCGGGGATACAGGGATGAAGGTTACCACCGATGCAGTACAAATCTTTGGTGGCTATGGTTACATTAAAGATTATCCAGTTGAAAAATATATGCGGGATGCCAAGATCATGCAGATTTATGAAGGGACGAATCAAATTCAACGGGTTGTCATTGCTAGTAACATTTTAAGGTAA
- a CDS encoding acetyl-CoA hydrolase/transferase family protein → MSYSGEYQKKLVTPEEAVRVVKSGDWVDYGAFAGQVVALDKALAARKEELFDVKIRAVTALRAPEVVKADPEAKHFIYNNWHFSGIDRKLHDKGLCYHIPLLYHELPGYYRRFADVDVAMLPVTPIDEHGFFNFGPQVSHAKATCEKSKVIILEVNPNIPRCLGGKEESIHISQVDYIVESNWTLPQIPSGAPTEIESKIASYIMPELEDGSCIQLGIGGMPNAVGQMIAQSDLNNLGLHSEMFTESMVDMVESGRVTGANKTTDRYKIAYTFAFGTQKTYNFLNNNPMCAIYPVDYVNDPFIIAQNEKVISINNCIEVDLTGQVCSESSGTRQISGTGGQFDFAFGSYRSKGGKSFIAMESTFKKGDELRSRIKPSLTPGAIVTTHRAIVHYLVTEYGIVNLKGKSTWERAEALISIAHPNVREDLIKEAENLGIWRRSNK, encoded by the coding sequence ATGAGTTACAGTGGTGAATATCAAAAAAAGCTAGTCACCCCTGAGGAAGCAGTCCGTGTTGTCAAGTCTGGAGACTGGGTCGATTATGGTGCTTTTGCCGGGCAAGTTGTTGCGCTTGATAAGGCGTTAGCGGCTCGTAAGGAAGAACTTTTTGATGTGAAGATTCGCGCAGTTACCGCGTTGCGAGCTCCAGAAGTCGTCAAAGCTGATCCTGAGGCCAAACATTTTATTTATAATAACTGGCATTTTAGTGGTATCGATCGTAAGCTTCATGACAAAGGACTTTGCTATCATATTCCCTTGCTCTATCATGAACTTCCCGGTTATTATCGACGTTTTGCTGATGTTGATGTGGCAATGCTTCCAGTTACCCCGATTGATGAGCACGGATTTTTCAACTTTGGCCCCCAAGTATCTCATGCAAAGGCAACTTGTGAAAAGTCAAAAGTGATTATACTTGAGGTCAACCCAAATATTCCGCGTTGCTTAGGAGGAAAAGAAGAAAGCATTCATATCTCACAAGTGGACTATATTGTTGAATCAAACTGGACCTTGCCTCAGATTCCGAGTGGTGCTCCGACGGAGATTGAATCTAAGATCGCCTCTTATATCATGCCTGAGCTTGAAGATGGAAGCTGCATTCAGCTTGGTATTGGAGGTATGCCGAATGCTGTAGGTCAGATGATCGCTCAATCTGATCTCAACAATCTTGGGCTTCATAGCGAGATGTTCACCGAGTCCATGGTTGATATGGTGGAATCCGGGCGTGTAACTGGAGCAAATAAGACAACGGATCGGTATAAGATTGCTTATACGTTCGCCTTCGGAACCCAAAAGACGTACAATTTTTTAAACAATAATCCGATGTGTGCGATCTATCCCGTCGATTATGTCAATGATCCGTTTATCATTGCACAAAATGAGAAGGTTATTTCCATTAACAACTGTATTGAGGTGGATTTAACCGGGCAAGTCTGCTCAGAATCCTCAGGAACACGTCAAATCAGTGGAACGGGAGGACAGTTCGATTTTGCCTTTGGTTCATATCGTTCAAAAGGTGGAAAATCCTTTATTGCTATGGAGTCGACCTTTAAAAAGGGCGATGAGCTTCGCTCGAGGATTAAGCCGAGCTTAACTCCAGGAGCGATCGTCACAACGCATCGCGCGATAGTCCACTACCTCGTCACCGAGTATGGAATTGTAAACTTAAAAGGAAAATCGACCTGGGAACGAGCTGAAGCTTTGATTTCGATTGCTCATCCTAATGTTCGCGAAGATTTGATCAAAGAGGCAGAAAATCTTGGGATTTGGCGCCGAAGCAATAAATAA
- a CDS encoding YifB family Mg chelatase-like AAA ATPase, producing MFAAVYGMAVSGIQAHLIRVEVDVANGLPVFDIVGLPATAVRESRERVRSAVRNSGYEFPLQRITVNLAPADIKKDGSGLDLAIAMGILAATGQCAESKIQDYVFVGELSLEGVLRPIPGILAMAVSLAGMKHALIVPPENWEEASLIDEIRSETAPTLQSLVRTLRGEVPFYRPSIENVPKREWDRRADHPEERLSVDFSSIHGQQQAKKALEVAAAGGHNLLLIGPPGSGKTLLAKAYAGILPPLSRSESLEVTQLYSIAGLLGHNGNLITSRPFRQPHHSATAAGILGGGRDMKPGELVLANHGVLFLDELPEFSRGVLESLRQPLEDRELTVTRQKGSIKYPARLSLIASMNPCLCGWYGDGQRSCTCTPRQVEAYRGRVSGPLMDRFDLQVEVPRVEYEELHSRTQGETSAEVRTRILRARERQWQRLGKTRTNAEMTAEETQEFCQVEVEGEQLLRMVFKQRNLSARGHDRILRVARTVADLEGEDEIQTRHLAEALQFRALDQEVGG from the coding sequence TTGTTTGCAGCAGTTTACGGAATGGCGGTTTCTGGGATCCAAGCTCACCTCATTCGAGTTGAGGTGGATGTGGCTAACGGGTTGCCAGTGTTTGATATCGTCGGTTTACCTGCCACAGCAGTTCGAGAATCTCGGGAACGAGTTCGTTCAGCCGTAAGAAATTCCGGCTATGAATTTCCGTTACAACGGATTACCGTTAATTTAGCCCCTGCGGATATCAAAAAAGACGGATCGGGTTTGGATTTAGCGATAGCGATGGGAATCTTAGCGGCGACAGGCCAATGCGCAGAAAGTAAAATCCAAGACTATGTTTTTGTAGGAGAGCTTTCATTAGAAGGGGTATTACGTCCGATTCCGGGGATTCTTGCTATGGCTGTTTCCCTTGCGGGGATGAAACACGCATTGATTGTTCCACCAGAGAACTGGGAGGAAGCATCCTTAATTGATGAGATTCGTAGTGAGACCGCACCTACTCTTCAAAGTTTAGTACGAACGCTCCGAGGAGAGGTTCCTTTTTATCGCCCTTCCATAGAAAATGTCCCTAAAAGAGAATGGGATCGAAGAGCTGATCATCCCGAGGAAAGATTAAGTGTTGATTTCTCTTCCATCCATGGACAGCAACAAGCCAAAAAAGCTCTCGAAGTAGCTGCGGCTGGAGGGCATAACCTTCTGTTGATCGGTCCTCCTGGTTCGGGAAAGACACTTTTAGCGAAAGCTTATGCAGGAATTCTACCGCCCTTAAGTCGAAGCGAAAGTTTGGAAGTGACTCAACTTTATAGTATCGCAGGGTTACTTGGTCATAATGGAAACCTAATTACAAGCCGTCCTTTTCGCCAACCTCATCATTCAGCAACGGCGGCGGGGATTCTCGGTGGGGGCCGAGACATGAAGCCTGGAGAGCTCGTACTTGCAAATCATGGGGTGCTATTTCTGGACGAACTCCCCGAATTTTCACGAGGTGTATTGGAATCCTTACGACAACCCTTAGAAGATCGGGAACTCACAGTAACTCGACAGAAGGGAAGCATCAAGTATCCTGCTCGCCTGAGTTTGATCGCAAGTATGAATCCGTGTCTTTGCGGTTGGTATGGAGATGGGCAGCGGTCGTGTACCTGCACTCCAAGACAGGTCGAGGCCTATCGGGGGAGAGTATCAGGTCCATTAATGGATCGCTTTGATCTCCAAGTCGAAGTGCCTCGAGTGGAGTACGAAGAGTTGCATTCACGGACGCAAGGGGAAACCTCTGCAGAAGTTAGAACACGCATATTGCGAGCACGAGAAAGGCAGTGGCAGCGTTTAGGAAAAACACGAACGAATGCAGAAATGACGGCTGAAGAAACCCAAGAGTTTTGTCAAGTAGAAGTTGAAGGCGAGCAACTGTTGAGAATGGTTTTTAAACAGCGGAATTTAAGCGCACGTGGTCATGATCGAATTTTACGTGTTGCACGAACAGTTGCGGATTTAGAAGGAGAGGACGAGATTCAGACAAGGCACCTTGCGGAAGCGTTGCAATTCAGGGCTTTGGATCAAGAGGTAGGAGGTTGA
- a CDS encoding MDR family MFS transporter: MISDYRGLPKNIYIIFVVQIINRFGDFVFPFLTLYLTSKLNLSFATTGVIVMVASLISIPGSLLGGKFADKLGKRKVYIVAQSIAGILLIPCAFLNTPSFIVIGILLATFFNAAVRPSISSIIADILPPNKRQLGYSLNYLGINIGVALGPIVAGFLFNHSLPSLFIGDALTSFIAVSLVIMHVTEVNPISSEVAIAEEENDESGNVLKVLLRRPRIIILLLIYIIYSFVYIQHRFSLPIMLDNRFLVQGPEKFGLLMSINALTVIILTMWITNITKRFKSLTNMGIAGVLYAIGFGMIGEINTFSLYIVSTILWTIGEILMATNFGVYIANNSPRNYRARLSAIGNLTNSLGGALGTSLMGVYIGFMGINAVWFVTFLISCISAILMFSLSILTSREYQS, translated from the coding sequence ATGATAAGTGATTATAGAGGGCTTCCTAAAAATATTTATATTATTTTCGTAGTTCAAATAATTAACAGGTTTGGAGATTTTGTGTTTCCATTCTTAACGTTATACCTAACAAGTAAGCTGAATTTATCGTTTGCAACGACAGGCGTAATAGTAATGGTTGCGTCGTTAATAAGTATTCCGGGCTCTCTCTTAGGGGGTAAATTTGCAGATAAACTAGGCAAAAGAAAAGTATATATAGTAGCACAATCAATTGCAGGAATATTACTAATACCCTGTGCTTTTCTCAACACCCCTTCTTTCATCGTAATAGGCATCCTTTTAGCTACTTTTTTTAATGCAGCTGTAAGACCTTCAATAAGTTCAATAATTGCGGACATATTACCCCCCAATAAAAGGCAGCTGGGTTATTCACTTAATTACTTAGGGATAAATATCGGAGTAGCTTTAGGCCCGATAGTCGCTGGCTTTTTGTTTAATCATTCTCTACCCTCACTTTTTATAGGAGATGCTTTAACATCATTTATTGCAGTCAGCCTTGTTATAATGCACGTCACCGAAGTTAATCCAATAAGCTCAGAAGTTGCTATCGCTGAAGAGGAAAATGATGAATCTGGGAATGTACTTAAGGTTCTTTTGAGAAGACCTCGGATAATTATCCTTTTACTCATTTATATAATATATAGTTTCGTTTATATACAACATCGATTTTCCCTACCCATAATGCTAGATAATAGATTCTTAGTTCAGGGTCCTGAAAAATTCGGATTGCTTATGAGTATCAATGCTTTAACGGTAATAATATTAACAATGTGGATTACTAATATTACAAAAAGGTTTAAGTCCCTAACTAATATGGGTATTGCGGGGGTTCTCTATGCTATTGGATTTGGTATGATAGGAGAAATTAATACGTTTTCCTTGTACATAGTATCTACCATATTGTGGACAATTGGAGAAATACTAATGGCCACTAATTTTGGGGTATATATTGCTAATAATAGTCCGAGAAATTATAGAGCAAGACTTAGTGCTATAGGTAACTTAACCAATTCACTTGGTGGGGCTCTTGGAACTTCACTTATGGGTGTATACATTGGTTTTATGGGTATAAATGCTGTATGGTTCGTTACCTTTTTAATCTCATGTATTTCAGCAATTCTAATGTTTTCACTATCTATTCTAACGAGTAGAGAATATCAAAGTTAG
- a CDS encoding ATP-binding protein: MKPRKGNWSIAIKLWAAMMILILGVLGGLGIAITWLFGDFYVNQKLGELGNDVVDISNQLTSQSSWAQRLTTVQNTKLKTGNQLVLLNRTGELITIRGNISAGGMISNIVPWNGGMGLNGSGGSGTTGWWVHPLLPNYYFSQENLQQVLSGKTLTIEALPNNNSGQAMLVAATPIGDPAEAVLLLGSSPAPVQESISTFRKIIFYSSLFAVFLATLVSLFLARFVTRPLLIMQRAASRMAEGDFQKITGVNGRDEIGELAGALNSMGESLQNHMDWLSQERNLLEGIVEGMSDAVIMLNAGGEILYTNEPAKVLWMESEGKVSGRKLQILKFLQQMLLQPIIPEKVKNLTLDTQVLQVALASTSAQNGVEGYVAVLRDITASLRAEKERRDFMASVTHELRTPLHLIQGYLEAIQDGVIPQEEEAEQIEFVLDEARRLAKLVNELQEMNRLERWKTLELRSIDLKEFMEELKHRYQGLAEEKEVDLEIMSMQGEILADRDRLLQVFINLLDNAFRHTPQRKKIQVDASQQKDKIQFVIRDEGEGIPEQAIKHIFDQFYRVDKARSRKDGGMGLGLSIVKQIVDAHGGNIKVDSKVGKGTEFVFSIPIDHEN; encoded by the coding sequence ATGAAGCCCAGAAAGGGAAACTGGAGTATTGCAATAAAATTATGGGCTGCTATGATGATTCTCATTTTAGGCGTATTAGGTGGCCTAGGAATCGCGATTACTTGGCTATTTGGAGACTTCTACGTAAATCAGAAGTTGGGTGAGCTAGGGAATGATGTAGTTGATATTTCGAATCAGTTGACGAGCCAATCGAGTTGGGCGCAAAGATTGACGACAGTGCAAAATACGAAGCTTAAGACGGGAAATCAATTGGTACTTCTAAATCGCACCGGCGAGCTAATTACGATTAGAGGAAATATATCGGCTGGAGGAATGATTAGCAACATCGTTCCTTGGAACGGTGGAATGGGATTAAATGGATCAGGGGGGTCAGGAACCACTGGATGGTGGGTTCATCCTCTTCTCCCCAATTATTATTTTTCTCAGGAAAATCTGCAACAAGTATTATCAGGGAAAACACTGACTATCGAGGCTTTGCCGAATAATAATAGTGGGCAGGCCATGTTGGTCGCTGCAACACCTATAGGGGACCCGGCAGAAGCGGTCCTTTTGCTAGGAAGTTCTCCTGCTCCGGTGCAAGAAAGTATCTCTACTTTTCGTAAGATTATTTTTTACTCTTCACTATTTGCAGTGTTTTTAGCAACTCTTGTGAGTCTCTTTCTTGCACGTTTTGTCACTCGCCCTTTGCTTATCATGCAAAGGGCGGCTAGTCGTATGGCTGAAGGTGACTTTCAAAAAATTACAGGGGTTAATGGCCGTGACGAAATTGGTGAATTGGCTGGTGCACTTAATTCGATGGGTGAAAGCTTACAGAACCATATGGACTGGTTATCTCAGGAGAGAAACCTGCTGGAGGGAATAGTTGAAGGTATGAGCGATGCTGTAATTATGCTCAATGCAGGAGGCGAGATTCTTTATACCAATGAGCCCGCTAAGGTGCTTTGGATGGAAAGTGAGGGTAAAGTATCAGGCCGCAAACTGCAAATTCTTAAATTCCTCCAGCAGATGTTACTTCAACCTATAATACCGGAAAAAGTTAAAAATCTCACTCTTGATACCCAGGTTTTACAGGTGGCTTTAGCTTCGACTTCTGCGCAGAATGGGGTTGAGGGTTATGTCGCTGTGCTTCGAGATATTACAGCATCTTTAAGGGCAGAGAAGGAACGACGTGATTTCATGGCGAGTGTAACTCATGAATTGAGAACCCCTCTTCATCTTATTCAAGGATATCTCGAAGCGATTCAAGATGGTGTTATTCCTCAAGAAGAAGAAGCTGAGCAAATCGAATTCGTACTTGATGAGGCACGTCGTTTGGCTAAACTCGTCAATGAGTTACAAGAGATGAATCGATTGGAACGGTGGAAAACCTTAGAACTTCGATCAATTGATCTTAAGGAATTTATGGAAGAGCTAAAACACCGTTATCAGGGTTTAGCTGAGGAAAAAGAAGTTGATTTAGAAATCATGTCAATGCAAGGTGAAATCCTTGCAGATCGGGATCGTTTGCTCCAAGTGTTTATTAATTTGCTTGATAATGCTTTCCGCCATACGCCGCAGCGAAAGAAAATCCAAGTCGATGCAAGTCAGCAAAAAGACAAGATACAATTTGTCATTCGAGATGAAGGAGAGGGGATTCCAGAGCAGGCGATCAAACATATCTTTGATCAATTTTACCGTGTAGATAAAGCACGCTCACGAAAAGATGGCGGGATGGGTTTGGGTCTGTCTATTGTTAAGCAGATTGTTGACGCCCATGGGGGGAACATCAAAGTGGATAGCAAAGTGGGAAAGGGAACTGAGTTTGTCTTTTCCATTCCGATAGATCACGAAAATTAA
- a CDS encoding response regulator transcription factor, protein MEPILVIDDEERIRHLVRMYLENEGFTVEEAENGKEALEKFHKGSYALLVIDLMMPEVDGWHVCREVRQVSTIPIIMLTARGEEFDRVLGLELGADDYLVKPFSTKELVARVKALLRRTSGNLLGNSSALLFGKLQIEKEKHRVLIGEEMVTLTPREFELLYFLAKNPGRVFSREQLMETVWGYDFYGDARTVDTHVKKLREKLADPEVKSMIATVWGVGYKFDPEVKGN, encoded by the coding sequence GTGGAGCCCATCTTAGTTATTGATGATGAAGAACGAATTCGGCATTTAGTGCGCATGTATTTAGAAAATGAAGGATTTACGGTTGAAGAAGCGGAAAATGGAAAGGAAGCCTTAGAGAAGTTTCACAAGGGTAGCTATGCGCTTTTAGTTATTGATTTAATGATGCCTGAGGTGGATGGCTGGCATGTCTGTCGTGAGGTTAGACAAGTCTCTACTATCCCGATTATTATGCTGACTGCACGAGGGGAGGAGTTTGATCGTGTCCTCGGGTTAGAACTTGGGGCTGACGATTATTTAGTTAAACCTTTTAGCACCAAAGAATTAGTGGCACGTGTCAAAGCTCTGCTTCGTCGGACGAGCGGGAACTTGTTAGGAAACTCCTCAGCTCTCTTGTTTGGCAAGCTACAGATTGAAAAGGAGAAGCATCGTGTCTTGATTGGCGAGGAAATGGTAACGCTTACCCCCAGGGAATTTGAGCTATTATATTTCTTAGCAAAAAATCCGGGTCGTGTTTTTTCTCGAGAACAATTGATGGAAACGGTTTGGGGATACGATTTCTATGGAGATGCACGTACTGTCGATACGCATGTGAAAAAACTTCGGGAGAAGCTAGCTGATCCTGAAGTAAAAAGTATGATTGCAACAGTTTGGGGCGTTGGCTATAAATTTGATCCCGAAGTAAAAGGGAATTAA
- a CDS encoding YraN family protein: MSAGPKKERGQQGENLAAQIVVSKWLKILMRNFRCSVGEMDIIALEGNRLIFIEVRTRSTPKFGWGEESIQSKKRGRLQRIAEYFLLSRQYREWPPIRFDLIAIRWDEDNPQTKWIKGI, encoded by the coding sequence TTGTCTGCAGGACCAAAAAAAGAGAGAGGACAACAAGGGGAAAATCTTGCTGCTCAAATCGTAGTAAGCAAGTGGCTAAAAATCCTCATGAGAAACTTTCGGTGTTCTGTTGGGGAAATGGACATAATTGCCCTAGAGGGGAATAGGCTGATCTTTATTGAGGTTAGAACTCGATCTACCCCCAAATTTGGGTGGGGAGAAGAATCGATCCAGTCTAAAAAAAGAGGTCGCTTACAACGGATTGCAGAGTATTTTCTTTTAAGTCGTCAATATAGAGAATGGCCACCCATCCGTTTTGACTTAATTGCAATACGTTGGGATGAAGATAATCCTCAAACGAAATGGATTAAAGGAATATGA